A single genomic interval of Nerophis ophidion isolate RoL-2023_Sa linkage group LG11, RoL_Noph_v1.0, whole genome shotgun sequence harbors:
- the LOC133561964 gene encoding DOMON domain-containing protein FRRS1L — protein MMLVLWTMLIFGSGWRGVAPSPTDEGALRAGQGDHGEPGHQEHHKDSYSTFASEFLESRYLSDDSYPFPTAPPVDPFAKIKVNDCGVTKGCIRYGKPGCDAETCDYFLSYRRIGTDVEYEMSADTDGWVAVGFSSDKKMGGDDVMACVHDDNGRVRIHHFYNVGQWAKEIKRNPARDEEGIFESNRVTCRFKRPLYVPREETLVDLHLSWYYLFAWGPAIQGSITRHDIDNPPVSDRMISIYKYEDIFMPSTAYQTFNSPLCLLLIVALTFYLLMGTP, from the exons ATGATGTTAGTGCTGTGGACGATGCTGATCTTCGGTAGCGGATGGCGGGGGGTCGCGCCAAGCCCTACCGACGAGGGAGCACTGCGGGCCGGCCAAGGAGATCATGGAGAGCCGGGCCACCAGGAGCACCATAAGGACTCTTACAGTACCTTCGCCTCCGAGTTCTTAGAGTCCAGATATCTGTCGGATGACA gttatccatttcccaccgctccACCTGTGGACCCGTTTGCCAAAATCAAAGTGAACGACTGTGGAGTGACCAAAGGATGCATCAG gtatGGAAAGCCCGGCTGCGACGCTGAGACATGTGACTACTTCCTGAGTTACCGTCGCATCGGCACAGATGTAGAATATGAGATGAGTGCAGACACTGACGGCTGGGTGGCTGTAGGTTTCTCCTCTGACAAGAAAATG GGCGGCGATGATGTCATGGCCTGCGTCCATGACGATAACGGCCGCGTACGCATCCATCACTTTTACAACGTTGGCCAGTGGGCGAAGGAGATCAAGAGAAACCCTGCCAGAGACGAGGAGGGCATCTTTGAGAGCAACCGCGTTACCTGTCGCTTTAAGCGTCCTCTGTATGTCCCCCGCGAGGAAACACTTGTGGACCTCCACCTGTCGTGGTACTACCTGTTTGCATGGGGGCCTGCCATACAAG GCTCCATCACAAGACACGACATCGACAATCCTCCTGTGAGCGACCGCATGATCAGTATTTACAAATACGAGGACATCTTCATGCCTTCCACTGCCTACCAGACCTTCAACTCCCCCCTCTGCTTACTGCTCATAGTAGCCCTCACCTTCTACTTGCTGATGGGAACACCGTGA